The genomic interval CCATATTTTGCCCCTTCAAGCTCATTGGCATCTTCCTCATCCACATCACGATATGCTAAAAGGTCTGGATGACGATAAAGCCCACTCGAATCGAAATTGAGTTTTGCATCTAATGCCATAACTTTCCCATCGCCAGTTACAACTAGCGGATTAATTTCTGCAATTGAACAGTCATTTTCGATAAAGACTCGATAAAGACCGATCATAAAACTCACAGCTTTACCAATCAGTTCAGCAGGTATCTGAAGTTTAAACGCAATCCGTCTCGCTTGATAAGGCGAAAGTCCAACAACAGGATCAATATACTCTTTAAAAATCTTCTCCGGTGTATTTGCAGCTACCGTTTCAATCTCCGTTCCACCTTCCGCGGATGCCATCAAAACAACCTTAGACGTGCTTCGATCAATTACGAAACCAACATAATATTCTTTCTTTATATCGCAACCTTCTTCAATAAGTAAACGCTTTACAACTTTTCCTTGCGGCCCCGTTTGGTGTGTAACTAAAGTCTTTCCTAAGATTTCACTGGCATATTGACGAACCTCATCGAGACTTTTAGCAACTTTCACTCCACCGGCCTTGCCACGACCGCCAGCATGGATTTGCGCCTTAACAACATAAACACTTGTCGATAATTCTTGCGCTGCTTTTACTGCTTCCTCCACTGAAAAAGCTGGCTTGCCATTCGGCACCTCTACACCATATTTTCTGAGGATTTCTTTGCCTTGATATTCATGGATATTCATAGTTAAACCCCCTATCAAAATTGTATCTTTTGAGTTCAATTGACAAAATTTTTAAAATATTTCTTAAATAAAACCTATGCAACGTAACACATTTCTCTTATATTGTACAATGCAAGCAAAATATTTGTCTAGCAATTCACCCAATAAAACCTAAAATAAAATACAGCCAAATTGATAAGAAAAACAGTTCTTCGTTGCCGCTTTGACAAACACAATTTTACAATTAAATTGTTGCCTTCTAAAAAGTTTTTTATGCGCTTCGTAATTTGGTCAAAACTCTTCCGCCTCCGTTTCTTCATTATCATTTATGATTAAAGCTCCATATATTAATATAATATATGCAAATAGATAAAAATAAAAGTGAAATTTGTACTTATTTTGAGTTTTATCAAATTTTTTTAATTGGGCATTCAGTAACACATTGATCCATAAATCATATGCTATATCGTCATTTCTTTTTTGGGCATTAATTTGGGTATTAATATGAATAAATTAGGCATACCCAATGTCCATTGCTAATAGACTATTCTAGTCAGGTATGAATACCGCGGCAATTTTGCATATCAAAATTAGGAACGTATCAGGGTTCCTACCTTATATGCTTTAACCGACAACCGCAAAATTTTAAATCTGGAGTGTGATTTATGAATACCCCCGTTGAAAATATCCATAAAATATTAATTGTTGTGATTGCCCATATGGGAGATGTAATCTTAGCGACCCCCTTGACAAGAGCACTGAAACGGCGTTTTCCCGGAGCTGAAATTGATTTATTAATCAGTCCGATTGCCAAAGAAGCCGCCATGCATAATCCATATGTCGATCATCAAATTATCTACGATCTGGATAACTTACAAAGCTCCGCATTACGACCACTCATTCAAGAATTGCAGAATAAAACTTACGATCTTGCGTTATCCCTAAATGATGATCTGATTGGAGCAATGTTAACTGGCCTAAGTTGTGCCCGTTATCGTCTCGGGTTTGAAAATAAATTACAACCCAACCTCTTCACCCACACTGTAAAACCACCAACAAAGCTTTTACACCAATCGGAAAAATATTTAGAAATTCTAAAACCACTTGGACGAATTGAACAAGATTCCAGTATTGAATTTAAAGTTTTTGAAAGTGAAAGGGTGCATCTATATCACAAACTAGATTTATCTTCAACAAAGCCGCTTATTGTCCTTTGTCCTTTCAGCAGCCATAAGCATAAAAACTGGACATCAGAAAATTGGATTGCCATCATAAACTACTTGTCAAAAAAGGCACAATGCATCTTGATTGGCAGCGAAAAAGAACTACCGGAAATAGAGAAAATTCATGCTGCGACTGGCAATGCCGGAATCATTGCCGCAGGCAAGTTAACCTTAGGTGAATCTGCAGCCTTAATCAAAGCTGCAAACCTGTTCATTACAGTAGACACTGGGCCTATGCATATCGCACAAGCTTTTGACACACCCGTTATTGTTTTAATGGGGCCCACGCATTCAAGAGTTTGGGGACCTCGTAATCGCTATGACATCGTCCTTCGTTCTCTTAGATGCCCATGCGCACCATGTTGGCAACTCTACAAAAACTACTGCAATTTCGAGTGCAAAGACCATAGTTGCATGACACAAATTACAGCTGATGAAGTGATAAAAGCAGCAAACTATGTATTGAACATGCAAAGAAAAATCTGGGCATAAAATTAAATCTCTCAAGGATGATTTTCCGTTGCTGACAAAAGCAACGAAATCATCCACTCAATATATTAAGTAACTACATATAGAACCTTTATAGACAACCTATAGACAAAAGACCGTAGGCTAACAGTAAGCACGCAAATACGTTCCGAAGGATGAAGAAAAACCGACTTACGTAAAAAATCCATTTGTTTGAGCGAAGCAAGCTGAGGATTTTAGTAAGTCGGTCTTTTTTCAAATATTTTGGAGTAATGCCAAAAGTCCATCCACATATTTATCAATAAATTAAGATTTTACAAATGCAATCAATGATTATACTCTTCCAAAGCCACAACTGCATCATGCAGCATTTGCTTCGTCACTTTATATGGAGTCCTAACAAGTTCCGGACTTTGTTCTGTCTTAGCAAGAACAGCATCCATTTCATCCAAACTAACGTCAAGATCAGCTAACTTCGTAGGCAGACCAACACTCTTAAAGAAATCAAAAATTCTTTTAAGCTCTTCCTTCTGTTTATCACACATTAAAAGAACCAACACACCATAAGCAACAACCTCACCATGCAAGTGTTTTTCTTCAATCTGCGGCAACATTGTAATCGCTGCAAACAACGCATGTGCAATGTGCCCATTATAATCCTGCAC from Massilibacillus massiliensis carries:
- the sucC gene encoding ADP-forming succinate--CoA ligase subunit beta, with translation MNIHEYQGKEILRKYGVEVPNGKPAFSVEEAVKAAQELSTSVYVVKAQIHAGGRGKAGGVKVAKSLDEVRQYASEILGKTLVTHQTGPQGKVVKRLLIEEGCDIKKEYYVGFVIDRSTSKVVLMASAEGGTEIETVAANTPEKIFKEYIDPVVGLSPYQARRIAFKLQIPAELIGKAVSFMIGLYRVFIENDCSIAEINPLVVTGDGKVMALDAKLNFDSSGLYRHPDLLAYRDVDEEDANELEGAKYGLNYVTLDGDIACMVNGAGLAMATVDIIKHYGGEPANFLDVGGSSTVETVKGAFDIILSDKKVKGIFVNIFGGINKCDVIAKGIVGAAQQVGIHVPLVVRLEGTNVEEGKAILKESGINIVVADSLDTGAKQIVSLVG
- a CDS encoding glycosyltransferase family 9 protein, with amino-acid sequence MNTPVENIHKILIVVIAHMGDVILATPLTRALKRRFPGAEIDLLISPIAKEAAMHNPYVDHQIIYDLDNLQSSALRPLIQELQNKTYDLALSLNDDLIGAMLTGLSCARYRLGFENKLQPNLFTHTVKPPTKLLHQSEKYLEILKPLGRIEQDSSIEFKVFESERVHLYHKLDLSSTKPLIVLCPFSSHKHKNWTSENWIAIINYLSKKAQCILIGSEKELPEIEKIHAATGNAGIIAAGKLTLGESAALIKAANLFITVDTGPMHIAQAFDTPVIVLMGPTHSRVWGPRNRYDIVLRSLRCPCAPCWQLYKNYCNFECKDHSCMTQITADEVIKAANYVLNMQRKIWA